The Denitrificimonas caeni genome has a segment encoding these proteins:
- a CDS encoding BCCT family transporter — translation MTSDKTTTDKSSRTSTVLMPVFIPAVLVIALMVIGTMSNPDRAGALFSDVLAYVTTTFGWFYMLAVAIFLVFIVSVAFSSWGNIKLGPDHAEPEYSFLAWFAMLFSAGYGIALLFFGVAEPVLHYASPPTGSALTIDAAKQAMQISFFHWGFHIWAIYGLVGLTLAYFAFRHGLPLSMRSTLYPLIGEKIHGPIGHTVDTFAILGTMFGIATSLGLSVAQINAGLNYLWPSIPVSTTVQIIAIVAITGLATLSVVAGMDKGVKRLSMLNIALAVSLMVFVFAVGPTIFILNTFMENTGSYLSNIVERTFSLQAYSGSDWISNWTLFIFGWTIAWAPFVGLFIAKISRGRTIRQFVVGVMLVPTIFTFLWFSVFGDTALHLIMVDGYTELIEQVQADHAVALFKLLEHLPFSSFVSFMTVLLIITFFVTSSDSGSIVIDSLASGGVLHTPVWQRMFWASMEGVVAAVLLLAGGLGALQTASIVSALPFAIIMLIAVVGMWRALIIEGHQEVSLSQHMQSTPGGYKSGPGFWKKRLANLVDFPDRDAVESFIRTTCIHGMEKVEQELEEKGWVAEVSFDEQNLRAQFQVFQEGKLEFVYEVRLRSYAMPDFTFPETSGNNDDEHYYRAEVFLRRGGQAYDVYGYDEQDIITDILDQFEKYLHFLHISPGILPWKMEEHDDDLVGQGEIGDKDGLSPAPAAEILGKPL, via the coding sequence ATGACCTCAGATAAAACGACCACAGATAAGTCGTCTCGAACCTCTACCGTGCTGATGCCGGTATTTATCCCAGCGGTACTGGTTATCGCACTGATGGTGATTGGCACCATGAGTAACCCAGATAGAGCTGGGGCTTTATTTTCCGATGTTTTAGCCTATGTCACCACCACCTTTGGTTGGTTCTACATGCTGGCTGTGGCAATTTTTTTAGTTTTTATTGTCTCAGTGGCGTTTAGTAGTTGGGGCAATATTAAGCTGGGGCCGGACCATGCTGAGCCTGAATATAGCTTCTTAGCTTGGTTCGCCATGCTCTTCTCCGCGGGCTACGGTATCGCTTTGCTGTTTTTCGGCGTCGCTGAGCCGGTCTTGCATTACGCATCACCGCCAACCGGTTCAGCATTAACCATTGATGCTGCTAAGCAAGCGATGCAAATATCCTTTTTCCACTGGGGTTTCCATATTTGGGCGATCTACGGTTTAGTGGGCTTAACCTTGGCGTATTTTGCGTTTCGCCATGGTTTACCGCTTTCCATGCGCTCGACTTTGTATCCCCTGATTGGGGAAAAAATCCACGGCCCCATTGGTCACACCGTAGATACCTTCGCCATCTTAGGCACCATGTTTGGGATTGCGACCTCTTTGGGCTTGTCCGTAGCACAGATTAACGCCGGCCTTAACTACTTGTGGCCCTCGATCCCGGTCAGTACCACTGTACAAATTATTGCCATTGTGGCGATTACTGGCTTGGCCACTTTGTCGGTGGTGGCCGGTATGGACAAAGGCGTAAAGCGTTTATCCATGCTCAACATTGCCTTGGCGGTATCGTTAATGGTCTTTGTTTTTGCGGTTGGGCCGACAATTTTTATTCTCAATACCTTTATGGAAAATACCGGTAGCTATTTGAGTAATATTGTTGAACGTACCTTCAGCCTGCAGGCGTACTCAGGCAGTGATTGGATTAGTAACTGGACGCTATTTATCTTCGGCTGGACTATCGCTTGGGCGCCTTTTGTTGGCTTATTTATTGCCAAAATCAGCCGTGGCCGGACTATCCGTCAGTTTGTGGTGGGTGTCATGCTGGTGCCGACTATCTTTACCTTCTTATGGTTCTCCGTGTTTGGCGATACAGCATTGCACCTGATTATGGTGGATGGTTACACCGAGTTGATTGAGCAAGTCCAGGCGGATCATGCGGTTGCTTTATTTAAGTTGCTGGAGCACTTACCGTTCAGTTCGTTTGTCTCGTTTATGACGGTATTGCTGATCATCACCTTCTTTGTTACTTCATCCGACTCAGGTTCCATAGTAATTGATTCACTGGCCTCCGGTGGTGTGCTGCATACGCCGGTTTGGCAGCGGATGTTCTGGGCCTCAATGGAAGGGGTAGTAGCCGCAGTATTGCTGTTGGCTGGCGGCTTAGGTGCGTTGCAAACCGCCAGTATCGTGAGCGCCTTACCCTTTGCAATTATTATGCTCATTGCTGTGGTGGGCATGTGGCGGGCCTTGATTATTGAGGGGCACCAAGAAGTGAGCTTGAGCCAGCATATGCAGTCCACACCGGGCGGCTATAAGTCGGGTCCTGGTTTTTGGAAGAAGCGCTTGGCTAACTTGGTGGATTTCCCTGACCGTGATGCAGTGGAAAGCTTTATCCGTACAACCTGTATCCATGGCATGGAAAAAGTGGAGCAGGAGCTGGAGGAAAAAGGCTGGGTTGCTGAGGTGAGTTTTGATGAGCAGAACTTGCGTGCTCAATTCCAAGTGTTTCAAGAGGGTAAGTTGGAGTTCGTTTATGAAGTGCGCTTGCGCTCCTATGCCATGCCTGACTTCACTTTCCCTGAGACCAGTGGCAATAACGATGATGAGCATTACTACCGTGCCGAGGTGTTTTTACGCCGTGGTGGTCAGGCTTATGATGTGTACGGTTACGATGAGCAAGATATTATTACTGATATTCTTGACCAGTTTGAAAAGTACCTGCACTTCTTGCATATCTCACCGGGCATCTTGCCATGGAAAATGGAAGAGCATGATGATGACTTGGTTGGGCAAGGTGAAATTGGTGATAAAGATGGACTGTCGCCAGCACCTGCTGCCGAGATATTAGGTAAGCCGCTATAA
- a CDS encoding protein adenylyltransferase SelO has translation MKSLDTLEFAGRFARLGDAFSAAVEPTAVEQAKMVICSADALALLDLPAETASDPRLLQLASGAWHWPEVTPRAMVYAGHQFGGYTPRLGDGRGLLLAEVLNNAGEYWDVHLKGAGLTPFSRSGDGRAVLRSSIREFLASEYLHTLGIATSRALCVTDSDTTVWREHRETAAMLIRLAPSHIRFGHFEYFYYNKQYAELEQLHEHVLKDLYPECLTAAEPLAALLQAVVKRTAHTIAQWQAYGFCHGVLNTDNMSILGLTFDFGPYAFLDDFQQAHICNHSDHHGRYAFNQQVSIGYWNLTAFAETLTRYVAIERLQEILDGYADIQQQAYLTAMRARLGLLGADAGDALLIDKLLVQMDHSAVDYTLFFRRLGEQPAAAALATMRSEFANQAAFAEWVDEFLLRCSTDTRSQAQRRTQMHAVNPLYMLRNYLIQLAIDEAEDGNYGLLHKLHQVLSDPFTEQPDCENYAQRPPQWGKHLPISCSS, from the coding sequence ATGAAAAGCCTAGACACCCTCGAATTTGCTGGGCGTTTTGCGCGCTTAGGTGATGCATTTTCTGCCGCTGTTGAACCCACTGCTGTGGAGCAGGCGAAGATGGTGATTTGCAGCGCTGACGCTTTAGCGTTGCTGGATTTGCCGGCAGAAACCGCAAGTGATCCACGCTTATTGCAACTGGCCAGCGGTGCTTGGCATTGGCCAGAGGTGACGCCGCGGGCCATGGTTTATGCTGGGCACCAATTTGGCGGCTATACCCCGCGTTTAGGTGATGGTCGTGGACTGTTGCTGGCTGAGGTACTCAATAACGCTGGTGAGTATTGGGATGTGCATCTAAAAGGGGCAGGTCTGACGCCCTTTTCTCGCAGTGGCGATGGCCGCGCAGTATTGCGCAGTAGCATCCGTGAGTTTTTAGCCAGTGAGTATTTACACACGCTGGGTATTGCCACTTCGCGAGCACTCTGTGTGACTGACTCTGATACAACCGTGTGGCGTGAGCATCGAGAAACCGCAGCGATGTTAATTCGCTTGGCTCCCAGTCATATTCGTTTTGGGCATTTTGAGTATTTTTATTACAACAAACAGTACGCCGAGCTAGAACAGTTACACGAGCACGTGCTGAAGGACTTATACCCTGAGTGTTTAACTGCTGCTGAGCCACTGGCTGCATTGTTGCAAGCAGTGGTTAAACGTACGGCGCACACCATTGCGCAGTGGCAAGCTTATGGTTTTTGCCATGGTGTGCTCAACACTGACAATATGTCGATTTTAGGTTTGACCTTTGATTTTGGCCCCTATGCTTTTTTGGATGATTTTCAACAGGCGCATATTTGTAATCATTCTGATCACCATGGCCGTTATGCTTTTAATCAGCAGGTCAGTATCGGTTATTGGAATCTCACGGCTTTTGCCGAAACCCTAACCCGTTATGTCGCCATTGAGCGCTTACAAGAAATTCTTGATGGCTATGCTGACATACAGCAACAGGCTTATTTAACTGCCATGCGCGCCCGCTTAGGCTTGCTTGGTGCAGATGCAGGTGATGCGTTGTTGATTGACAAGCTCTTAGTACAGATGGATCACAGTGCTGTGGATTACACATTGTTCTTCCGCCGCTTAGGTGAGCAGCCTGCAGCTGCGGCGTTGGCCACGATGCGCTCTGAGTTTGCCAATCAAGCCGCTTTTGCTGAGTGGGTGGATGAGTTTTTGCTGCGCTGCAGTACAGACACCCGCAGTCAAGCACAGCGCCGCACCCAGATGCATGCAGTGAATCCACTGTATATGCTGCGCAACTATTTGATTCAGTTGGCCATTGATGAGGCAGAAGATGGCAATTACGGCTTGTTGCATAAACTGCATCAGGTGCTTAGCGATCCTTTTACTGAGCAGCCAGACTGTGAAAACTATGCCCAGCGTCCGCCGCAATGGGGTAAGCACCTGCCCATTAGTTGCTCATCGTAA
- the mscK gene encoding mechanosensitive channel MscK, with protein sequence MKFRVLLLLIACLVGFPVSANSIALNPQDVRQALTDLPTRKLPEAEQQAVQQALEQTLAWLDIVERTEQAQKKLQEQLAAAPQQISAAQNDLQRLLASTQADPSQHLAKASVKELEDLLAEHNLKLRELQKDLNDANALIVTAQTRPERAQAEISSNQTRIQKINNLLKTVKDDSKLSSSEKNYALKAELLALESKSNLRRAELSGNSVLQELGSSRRDLLLSQVNRQEQDILALQSLLNQKRQADSEKTVAELSLEVSKAGTDSLLLRESNLNLKLSDYLLTITERRNQLTQRNLLVRQQLDSVQQTDQALEEQISVLQGSLLLAKILYEQKQALPQLSFDRSLADQIADTRLYQFELRQLRDTVSRSDEYVERVLRDTPSSDEQIALRSSLLDLVRSRADLLDRLNRELNAYLSESITLQLNQKQLQSMTAALRTTLDEQMFWIPSNKPLDWDWIKAAPDRLKYQFTSVLWGNETSLVWQSLVKRIWWFTPLFVFMFVMLWKRPKIIQALRDLHADIGHFRKDSQMHTPRALFLNLLLAAPGALALASFGLALSVGGQGSVLEIGDALLAMAQVWLVFYCMYRILAPNGMAIMHFRWPRAQVAFLQPKIRALGLTALLLSAVVTVAQGQPAALSEDVVGIILLMGCLLSLTWLMARLVFHRYSFESTSLLRRLIGLVVVLLPFLFTVALVSGYYYTALKLSERLINTLSLVLIWILLEAMVVRGLALAARRLAWQRAQDARQNQPKDGVEGEVATDDMVLDISQINDQSLRLARLVLLGVFVVSLYWVWSDLLSLFTYLDNVTLYENISSVGAIVPISLRDVLDAGAIIVIAIMLARNLPGLLEVLFLSRLKLAQGTAYATTTLLSYTISATGFVATLSVLGVSWDKLQWLVAALSVGLGFGLQEIFANFVSGLIILFERPVRIGDVVTIGNLSGTVSRIRIRATTITDFDRKEIIVPNKVFVTDQLVNWSLSDTVTRVVIKIGIAYDADMDLARKLMIQAMQENPRVMRDPEPLVLFLQVTPSIFEHELRYHVSELSDRNPSIDEVLQRIVLSFREHHIDMAFNQLDVTLKNRQGDERQLLQTTRNPLTTNQAPSV encoded by the coding sequence ATGAAGTTTAGAGTGTTGTTGCTGTTAATCGCTTGCCTTGTCGGTTTCCCAGTGAGCGCCAATAGTATCGCCCTCAATCCTCAGGATGTGCGCCAAGCCCTAACTGACTTGCCCACTCGCAAGCTACCAGAAGCTGAACAGCAAGCAGTACAGCAAGCCTTGGAGCAGACTTTGGCTTGGCTCGACATTGTTGAGCGCACTGAGCAAGCGCAGAAAAAACTCCAAGAGCAGCTGGCTGCTGCGCCGCAACAGATTAGCGCAGCGCAGAACGATTTGCAGCGCCTACTGGCGTCAACTCAAGCTGATCCGAGCCAACATCTGGCCAAGGCTTCAGTTAAAGAGCTGGAAGACTTGCTGGCTGAGCACAACCTCAAACTTCGCGAGTTACAAAAAGACTTAAATGATGCCAATGCTTTAATTGTCACCGCGCAAACCCGTCCTGAGCGTGCCCAAGCAGAAATCAGTAGCAACCAAACTCGCATTCAAAAAATTAATAACTTACTGAAAACGGTTAAAGACGATAGCAAACTGTCCAGTAGTGAAAAGAACTACGCGCTGAAAGCCGAGCTCTTGGCCTTAGAAAGTAAAAGCAACTTACGCCGTGCTGAGTTATCGGGCAATAGCGTGTTGCAGGAACTGGGCAGCAGTCGCCGTGATCTATTGCTCAGCCAAGTCAATCGTCAGGAACAAGACATCCTCGCCTTGCAGTCTTTGTTGAATCAAAAGCGCCAAGCGGATTCTGAAAAAACTGTTGCAGAGCTGTCCTTGGAGGTGAGTAAAGCTGGGACTGACAGCTTATTGTTGCGTGAAAGTAACTTAAATTTAAAACTATCCGATTACCTACTAACGATTACCGAGCGTCGTAATCAGCTGACTCAACGCAACTTGCTGGTTCGCCAGCAGCTCGATAGCGTGCAGCAAACTGATCAAGCCTTGGAAGAGCAAATCAGCGTGTTACAGGGCAGTTTGCTCTTGGCGAAAATCCTATATGAGCAAAAGCAAGCCTTGCCGCAATTGAGCTTTGACCGCAGTTTGGCCGATCAAATAGCTGATACGCGCTTGTATCAATTTGAGTTACGCCAATTGCGCGATACCGTCAGCCGCTCGGATGAGTACGTGGAGCGGGTGTTAAGAGATACCCCGTCCAGTGATGAGCAAATTGCATTACGCTCCAGCTTGCTGGATTTAGTCCGTTCACGGGCGGATTTACTGGATCGCTTAAACCGCGAACTCAATGCTTATTTAAGTGAGTCGATTACTCTGCAGCTCAATCAAAAACAACTGCAAAGTATGACGGCAGCGCTGCGCACCACCCTTGATGAGCAAATGTTCTGGATACCCAGTAATAAACCTTTGGACTGGGACTGGATCAAAGCTGCACCAGATCGGCTTAAGTATCAGTTTACTTCGGTGCTTTGGGGGAATGAGACAAGTCTGGTTTGGCAGTCCTTGGTCAAGCGTATTTGGTGGTTTACACCGTTATTTGTCTTTATGTTTGTGATGCTCTGGAAGCGGCCAAAAATCATCCAAGCGTTGCGTGATTTGCATGCAGATATTGGTCACTTTCGCAAAGACAGTCAGATGCACACGCCACGGGCGCTGTTTTTAAATCTGCTGTTAGCCGCGCCAGGTGCGTTGGCGTTGGCCAGCTTTGGTTTGGCCTTATCGGTGGGTGGCCAAGGCAGCGTCTTAGAAATTGGCGATGCCTTGTTAGCTATGGCGCAGGTTTGGTTGGTATTTTATTGCATGTATCGAATTTTAGCGCCTAACGGAATGGCGATCATGCATTTTCGCTGGCCACGGGCGCAGGTGGCTTTTTTACAGCCCAAGATCCGTGCGCTGGGTTTAACGGCCTTATTACTGAGTGCAGTGGTGACTGTTGCCCAAGGGCAACCAGCGGCTTTAAGTGAAGATGTGGTCGGCATTATCTTATTGATGGGCTGCCTGTTGTCACTGACGTGGCTGATGGCACGTTTGGTTTTTCATCGTTATAGCTTTGAAAGCACCTCACTATTGCGCCGTTTAATTGGTTTGGTGGTGGTACTGCTGCCTTTCCTCTTTACTGTGGCTTTGGTTTCTGGCTATTACTACACCGCACTGAAACTCAGTGAGCGCCTAATCAATACGTTATCTTTGGTGCTGATTTGGATTTTGCTTGAGGCTATGGTTGTTCGCGGTTTGGCTTTAGCGGCACGCCGTTTAGCTTGGCAGCGCGCGCAAGATGCTCGACAGAATCAACCTAAAGATGGCGTGGAAGGTGAGGTTGCCACCGACGATATGGTGTTGGATATTTCACAGATCAATGACCAATCTCTGCGTTTAGCACGCTTGGTGTTATTGGGTGTGTTTGTCGTCAGTTTGTATTGGGTTTGGTCAGACTTATTGTCTTTATTTACATACTTAGACAATGTCACGCTGTATGAAAATATCAGCAGTGTGGGTGCTATCGTGCCCATTAGTCTGCGTGACGTGCTGGATGCTGGCGCTATTATTGTTATCGCCATTATGCTGGCGCGTAACTTACCGGGTTTGCTGGAGGTGTTGTTTTTATCTCGCCTCAAACTGGCGCAAGGCACAGCGTATGCGACCACAACTTTGCTGTCGTATACGATTTCTGCCACAGGTTTTGTTGCGACCTTATCGGTCTTAGGGGTGAGTTGGGATAAGCTGCAGTGGCTGGTCGCGGCATTATCTGTGGGTTTAGGTTTTGGCTTACAAGAAATATTCGCCAACTTTGTTTCCGGCTTAATTATCTTATTTGAGCGGCCTGTGCGCATTGGTGACGTGGTGACTATTGGCAATTTATCTGGCACGGTTAGCCGTATTCGCATTCGTGCCACCACCATTACTGACTTTGACCGCAAAGAAATAATTGTACCCAATAAGGTGTTTGTTACCGATCAGCTAGTGAACTGGTCGTTAAGTGATACGGTAACGCGTGTGGTAATTAAAATTGGTATTGCTTATGACGCCGATATGGATTTAGCGCGTAAGCTGATGATTCAAGCCATGCAAGAAAACCCACGGGTGATGCGTGATCCAGAGCCTTTAGTGTTATTTTTACAAGTGACACCGAGCATTTTTGAGCATGAGTTGCGTTACCATGTGAGTGAGCTGTCTGATCGCAACCCGTCGATTGATGAGGTACTGCAGCGCATTGTGTTAAGTTTCCGAGAGCACCACATTGATATGGCCTTTAACCAGTTGGATGTCACCCTGAAAAACCGTCAGGGTGATGAGCGACAGTTACTGCAGACCACGCGCAACCCGCTTACCACTAATCAAGCACCGTCAGTTTAA